From Moraxella sp. K1664, one genomic window encodes:
- a CDS encoding phosphoglycolate phosphatase has product MTKSLIIFDLDGTLIDSVPDLADGVDKMLAHFDKPPAGTDNVRTWVGNGSTKLVERALVWAGLSLDNLHHAHELFLTEYTTCQGKTVEYDGVTDGLNRLIKQGLTLALCTNKPAQFLPDILANMGWTDKFACIIGGDSLPTKKPDPAPLLHICTTLGVDKSQAVMVGDSKNDITAGQNAGITTLALTYGYNYGEPIADSRPDGVFDNFGDLVAFLL; this is encoded by the coding sequence ATGACAAAATCACTCATCATTTTTGATTTGGATGGCACGCTCATTGACAGTGTGCCTGATTTGGCGGACGGCGTGGATAAAATGCTTGCTCATTTTGACAAGCCCCCTGCTGGCACCGACAACGTGCGAACATGGGTGGGCAACGGCTCCACCAAACTCGTAGAACGGGCATTGGTATGGGCGGGTTTATCACTTGATAATTTGCACCACGCCCATGAGCTGTTTTTGACAGAATATACCACTTGTCAAGGTAAGACAGTAGAGTATGACGGGGTAACAGACGGGCTAAATCGCCTTATCAAACAAGGCTTGACGCTTGCCCTGTGTACCAATAAGCCCGCCCAATTTTTGCCCGACATTTTGGCAAACATGGGCTGGACGGACAAATTCGCCTGCATCATCGGGGGCGACAGTTTGCCCACTAAAAAGCCTGACCCTGCTCCGCTTTTGCATATTTGCACCACGCTTGGCGTGGATAAATCGCAAGCGGTCATGGTGGGCGACTCCAAAAATGACATCACAGCAGGGCAAAATGCAGGGATAACCACGCTCGCCCTAACCTATGGTTATAACTATGGCGAGCCGATTGCGGACAGTCGCCCTGATGGGGTGTTTGATAATTTTGGCGATTTGGTTGCTTTTCTTTTATGA
- a CDS encoding acyl-CoA dehydrogenase family protein, protein MFHFTDQTAFLDNIATLADTHIAPKVIDIDKGYYPLAEMAELGKAGLFAPHLNAHGNRFDLAILANANVGRVCGTTAFLTWCHQVMGLYIDQSDNSLLKGEFLDNHALANTFGGTALSNPMKTWANIESMKFVAKKDGNGYKVSGILPWISHIKDGQYCGAVAQIDGTDDEVFFLLQFDKARQSSWQLHPCPAFSGMEGSSTLRIELTDYPISTDDIIALPCKDFIARIRSAFVLMQLGIGAGIIMGAIDDIKEGTAVSNAFLEDQAGSLTLELDNLVAKTLSLGKDPFNSDKEFFLDVLNVREQGAMLTLKATQSAMLHQGAKGYLMTAHPQRRLREAQFVAIVTPAIKHLRYLSHQLMDEPKVRPIEYFI, encoded by the coding sequence ATGTTTCACTTTACCGACCAAACCGCCTTTTTAGACAACATCGCCACACTCGCCGACACGCACATCGCCCCCAAAGTCATCGACATTGACAAGGGTTATTACCCCCTTGCTGAGATGGCAGAATTGGGCAAGGCAGGACTGTTCGCCCCGCACCTAAACGCCCACGGCAACCGTTTTGATTTGGCAATCCTTGCTAATGCCAACGTAGGGCGAGTGTGTGGCACGACCGCCTTTTTGACATGGTGTCATCAAGTGATGGGGCTGTATATTGACCAATCGGACAACAGCCTGTTAAAGGGCGAATTTTTGGACAACCATGCCCTTGCCAACACCTTTGGCGGTACAGCACTGTCCAACCCGATGAAGACATGGGCGAACATCGAGAGCATGAAATTTGTCGCCAAAAAGGACGGCAACGGCTACAAAGTCAGCGGCATCCTGCCGTGGATTAGCCACATCAAAGACGGTCAATACTGCGGTGCCGTGGCACAGATAGACGGCACGGACGATGAAGTTTTTTTCCTTTTACAGTTTGACAAGGCACGCCAAAGCTCATGGCAACTGCACCCTTGCCCTGCGTTTAGTGGCATGGAAGGGTCTAGCACGCTACGCATTGAGCTGACCGACTACCCCATCAGCACCGATGACATCATCGCCTTGCCCTGCAAAGATTTTATCGCCCGTATTCGCTCGGCGTTTGTGCTCATGCAACTTGGTATCGGGGCAGGGATTATCATGGGAGCCATTGATGACATCAAAGAAGGCACGGCAGTCTCTAACGCCTTTTTAGAAGACCAAGCAGGCAGTCTGACCTTGGAGCTTGATAACCTGGTCGCCAAAACCCTAAGCCTTGGCAAAGACCCCTTTAACAGCGACAAAGAGTTTTTCTTGGACGTGCTAAACGTGCGTGAACAAGGGGCAATGCTCACCCTAAAAGCCACCCAATCTGCCATGCTTCATCAAGGGGCAAAAGGTTATCTGATGACCGCCCACCCCCAACGCCGTCTGCGTGAAGCTCAGTTTGTGGCGATTGTCACGCCTGCCATCAAGCATTTGCGTTATCTGTCTCATCAGCTGATGGATGAACCCAAAGTTCGTCCGATTGAATATTTCATTTAA
- a CDS encoding fumarate hydratase, translating into MTVIKKDDFIQSIADAFQYISYYHPTDYIQALAEALEREENPAARDAMTQILVNSRMCAEGKRPICQDTGIATVFLKVGMNVTWESDMSVADMVNEGVRRAYNHPDNTLRASVLADPAGKRVNTKDNTPAVIHMEIVAGDKVEVTCAAKGGGSENKSKLAMLNPSDSIVDWVLKSIPEMGAGWCPPGILGIGIGGTPEKATLLAKESLMSHIDIHELKAKAESGAELSTTESLRLELFEKVNALGIGAQGLGGLTAVLDVKILDYPTHAASKPVAMIPNCAATRHVEFELDGTGAVNLEPPSMDVYPDITYSPDSGKRVNVDTLTKEEVATWQTGDVLLLNGKIYTGRDAAHKRMTDMLNNGETLPVDLSGKLIYYVGPVDPVRDEVVGPAGPTTATRMDKFTRQMLEQTGLLGMIGKSERGKIACEAIADNKAVYLMAVGGSAYLVSKAIKNAKVVAFPELGMEAIYEFEVKDMPVTVAVDSNGVSVHATAPKIWQAKIGKIPVVAG; encoded by the coding sequence ATGACTGTCATCAAAAAAGACGACTTTATCCAGTCCATTGCAGATGCATTTCAATACATCAGCTACTATCACCCCACCGACTATATCCAAGCCCTAGCCGAAGCCTTAGAGCGTGAAGAAAACCCTGCTGCTCGTGATGCCATGACCCAAATTTTGGTAAATAGCCGTATGTGTGCCGAGGGCAAACGCCCGATTTGCCAAGATACAGGGATTGCGACCGTGTTCCTAAAAGTTGGCATGAACGTAACTTGGGAGTCTGATATGAGCGTGGCGGATATGGTAAACGAAGGCGTTCGCCGTGCCTACAATCACCCTGATAATACCCTGCGAGCGTCTGTACTTGCCGACCCTGCGGGCAAACGAGTGAACACCAAAGACAACACCCCTGCCGTCATTCACATGGAAATCGTGGCAGGCGACAAGGTGGAAGTTACCTGTGCTGCCAAAGGGGGTGGTAGCGAGAACAAATCCAAACTTGCCATGCTAAATCCGTCTGACAGCATTGTGGACTGGGTGTTAAAGAGCATTCCTGAAATGGGTGCAGGCTGGTGTCCCCCGGGTATTTTGGGTATTGGTATTGGTGGCACGCCAGAAAAAGCAACCCTTTTGGCCAAAGAAAGTCTTATGAGCCACATTGACATTCATGAGCTAAAAGCCAAAGCCGAAAGCGGAGCAGAGCTATCTACCACAGAGAGCCTACGCCTTGAACTCTTTGAAAAGGTAAACGCACTTGGCATTGGGGCTCAGGGCTTGGGTGGTCTTACTGCCGTGCTTGATGTCAAAATCCTAGACTACCCAACGCACGCAGCGTCTAAGCCTGTGGCGATGATTCCTAACTGTGCTGCCACTCGCCATGTGGAATTTGAGCTTGACGGTACAGGGGCGGTAAACCTAGAACCACCAAGCATGGACGTGTATCCTGACATTACTTATAGCCCTGATAGCGGCAAGCGTGTCAATGTGGACACCCTAACCAAAGAAGAAGTGGCGACATGGCAAACAGGCGATGTGCTACTGCTTAACGGCAAAATCTACACAGGGCGAGATGCCGCTCACAAACGCATGACTGACATGCTAAATAATGGCGAAACCTTGCCTGTGGACTTGTCGGGCAAGCTCATCTACTACGTTGGGCCTGTGGACCCTGTGCGTGATGAAGTGGTGGGGCCGGCAGGGCCGACAACTGCCACTCGTATGGATAAATTTACCCGTCAAATGCTAGAACAAACTGGTCTTTTGGGTATGATTGGTAAATCCGAGCGTGGTAAAATCGCCTGTGAAGCCATTGCCGACAACAAAGCAGTCTATCTCATGGCGGTGGGCGGTTCGGCATATTTGGTCTCAAAAGCCATCAAAAACGCCAAAGTGGTTGCTTTCCCTGAGCTTGGCATGGAAGCGATTTATGAATTTGAAGTCAAGGACATGCCCGTAACGGTGGCGGTAGATAGCAATGGTGTATCGGTACACGCCACCGCCCCAAAAATTTGGCAAGCCAAAATCGGTAAAATCCCTGTGGTGGCAGGCTAA
- the rplQ gene encoding 50S ribosomal protein L17, translating into MRHRNSGVKLGRTSSHRKAMFQNMTNSLIEHELIKTTLVKAKELRRVAEPLITLAKEDSVANRRLAFNRTRNKATVGKLFNELGPRYKTRPGGYLRIIKCGYRDGDNAPMAYVELVDRP; encoded by the coding sequence ATGCGACATCGTAATAGCGGAGTCAAGCTGGGTCGCACCAGCAGCCATCGTAAGGCTATGTTCCAAAACATGACCAATTCATTGATTGAACATGAGCTAATCAAAACCACGTTGGTAAAAGCAAAAGAGCTACGTCGTGTAGCAGAGCCACTCATCACTTTGGCAAAAGAAGACAGCGTTGCTAATCGCCGTCTTGCTTTTAATCGTACTCGTAACAAGGCAACCGTTGGTAAGCTTTTTAATGAGCTAGGACCACGTTACAAGACTCGCCCAGGTGGTTATTTGCGTATCATCAAATGCGGTTATCGTGATGGCGATAATGCACCAATGGCTTATGTGGAATTGGTTGACCGTCCATAA
- a CDS encoding helix-turn-helix domain-containing protein yields MAKYTTDFKLSVIGYYLNHHGYKQTAKHFNLNHTTVELWVKLYQAHGIDGIKRRHTKAVYDTDFKLNAVQAIQQGKSLTQLAIELNLPQPSLLSTWLKSYQAFGIMGLIPKPKGKKAMSNKHNANKTKSTWKTKQDHEKSVDDLLDELAYLRAENDYLKKLDALIRQKEQSVQTKNKS; encoded by the coding sequence ATGGCAAAATACACAACCGACTTTAAACTGTCTGTGATTGGGTATTATCTTAATCATCATGGCTACAAACAAACCGCCAAACACTTTAATCTAAACCACACAACCGTAGAGCTATGGGTTAAACTCTATCAAGCACATGGCATTGATGGCATAAAAAGACGACACACAAAGGCTGTCTATGACACAGATTTTAAGCTTAATGCCGTTCAAGCCATACAACAGGGCAAATCGCTTACACAACTTGCCATAGAGCTTAATCTGCCACAACCTTCTTTACTGTCAACTTGGTTAAAGTCCTACCAAGCCTTTGGTATAATGGGACTAATACCCAAACCCAAAGGCAAAAAAGCAATGTCAAACAAACACAACGCTAATAAAACCAAATCAACTTGGAAAACCAAACAAGACCACGAAAAAAGTGTGGATGATTTGCTTGATGAACTTGCCTATCTTAGAGCAGAGAATGACTATCTAAAAAAGCTAGATGCCTTAATTCGTCAAAAGGAACAATCAGTACAAACAAAGAACAAGTCCTGA
- a CDS encoding FAD-dependent oxidoreductase, producing the protein MTTSPTDGRGAWRKFICLACGYIYDEELGDPEDGLPAGTRFEDIPDDWQCPLCGVRKSDFEPYEETSHVAPAVVFDRTERGVVIVGAGLAGWAMVDALRALDKDLLITLISADDADRYHKPMLSVALSQGKGRAELVRATGSQSALDNNVRLLANTYVTNIDTHTQSLHTTRGTVYYDKLILAIGASPAYPPTIAKEMAWHVNHLERFDELKSRLTTPKHVAIIGAGMIGTELSEDLIKAGHKVSLIDVHPRPLSALLPAVAGERILNAIEALGVNWLGHSMVKGVNATAHGYEIDLFDCDSETVSPLLVDEIIVATGLHVHERLPLRANLTFNKHTGIAVNPQTLQTSVPDIYALGDCISIDGVPCRYVAPHRSQASVIAGQIIQQDGQATIYKHTPPMIRLKNKCISVTANGLPKGVGDWHVLSDDENGLMLEMREHGNVVATATIKAV; encoded by the coding sequence ATGACAACTTCCCCCACCGATGGTCGTGGTGCATGGCGTAAATTCATCTGCCTTGCCTGTGGCTATATCTATGATGAAGAATTAGGCGACCCCGAAGATGGCTTGCCTGCTGGCACTCGCTTTGAAGACATTCCCGATGATTGGCAATGTCCACTATGTGGCGTACGCAAGAGCGACTTTGAGCCTTATGAAGAGACAAGCCATGTCGCTCCTGCTGTCGTCTTTGACCGCACCGAGCGTGGCGTGGTCATCGTTGGGGCAGGTCTTGCAGGTTGGGCGATGGTAGACGCTTTGCGTGCTTTGGACAAGGATTTGCTCATCACACTCATCAGTGCCGATGACGCCGACCGCTATCACAAGCCCATGCTGTCGGTCGCCCTATCCCAAGGCAAAGGACGAGCCGAACTGGTGCGTGCCACGGGCAGTCAGTCCGCCCTTGACAACAACGTACGTCTGCTTGCCAACACCTACGTCACCAACATTGACACTCACACCCAGAGTCTGCATACCACCCGTGGTACGGTGTATTATGACAAACTCATCCTTGCCATCGGTGCCAGCCCTGCCTATCCGCCCACCATCGCCAAAGAGATGGCATGGCACGTCAATCATTTGGAACGGTTTGACGAACTCAAATCCCGCCTAACCACCCCCAAGCACGTCGCTATCATCGGGGCAGGCATGATTGGCACCGAGCTGAGCGAAGATTTGATAAAGGCAGGTCACAAGGTCAGTCTCATTGACGTACATCCCAGACCCTTATCCGCCCTACTGCCTGCCGTGGCGGGCGAGCGGATTTTAAATGCCATCGAAGCCCTTGGGGTAAATTGGCTTGGTCATAGCATGGTCAAAGGTGTAAATGCCACCGCACACGGCTATGAGATTGACTTATTTGACTGCGACAGCGAGACGGTCAGCCCCTTACTGGTCGATGAAATCATCGTCGCCACAGGACTTCACGTTCACGAACGCCTGCCCTTGCGTGCCAATCTGACCTTTAACAAACACACAGGCATCGCCGTCAATCCCCAAACCCTACAAACGAGTGTGCCTGACATCTATGCCCTAGGCGACTGTATCAGCATTGATGGCGTGCCTTGTCGCTATGTCGCCCCCCACCGCTCACAGGCGAGTGTCATTGCAGGGCAAATCATCCAACAAGACGGGCAAGCCACCATCTACAAACACACCCCACCGATGATTCGCCTAAAAAATAAATGCATCAGCGTCACCGCCAACGGTCTGCCCAAAGGCGTGGGCGACTGGCATGTGCTTAGCGATGATGAAAACGGGCTTATGTTAGAGATGAGAGAGCATGGCAATGTCGTGGCAACAGCAACGATAAAAGCAGTATAG
- a CDS encoding porin family protein, whose product MKTLNKALLALGASSLLAMSATAAVSYGANSVGQPYVGVKVGQFDVDNARGHKGDLTAYGVYGGYNFDQNVGVELEYQGADSEKYNHNGNEYELKAKTYGAYGTYRYHFNNSPVYAKGKLGLSKTEVENKTTNSNLYSSETDKTSIAGGVGLGFQPTANFGIEAGYNYLNSDANMWGVGAHLAF is encoded by the coding sequence ATGAAAACATTAAACAAAGCCCTACTAGCTCTTGGTGCGTCATCACTATTGGCAATGAGTGCCACTGCTGCTGTAAGCTACGGTGCAAATAGTGTGGGTCAGCCTTATGTGGGCGTAAAAGTAGGTCAATTTGACGTTGATAACGCTCGTGGTCATAAAGGTGACTTGACTGCTTATGGCGTATATGGTGGTTATAACTTCGACCAAAACGTCGGTGTTGAGCTAGAATACCAAGGTGCTGATAGCGAAAAATATAACCATAATGGCAATGAGTACGAACTAAAAGCGAAGACTTATGGTGCGTATGGTACTTATCGTTACCACTTCAACAACTCACCAGTCTATGCCAAAGGTAAATTGGGTCTGTCTAAAACAGAAGTTGAAAACAAAACAACCAACAGCAACCTATATTCTAGCGAAACAGACAAAACGTCAATCGCTGGTGGCGTAGGTCTAGGTTTCCAACCAACCGCTAACTTCGGTATCGAAGCAGGTTATAACTACCTAAACTCTGATGCCAACATGTGGGGCGTAGGTGCTCACCTAGCATTCTAA
- a CDS encoding IS3 family transposase, translating into MQELRHKHKLADLLAVSNLPRSVFYYHIRQSTKPDKDLDLKEHINHIYHQHKGRYGYRRITSELNNQLAQKGMVINHKRVQRLMAKLGLKALVRRQRKFNTYKGTMGKDTIQDNILKRDFKADKPNQKWATDITEFKVQDKANDGSVIQRKLYLSPIIDLFNGEIVSYTMKDRPTYELVKEMLNDALSKLSQEKMDDKPIIHSDQGWHYQMHQYQQTLKEQGLTQSMSRKGNCLDNAVIESFFGTLKQEIFYETTTFTSTDELKQVIDEYIHYYNHDRIKSKLKGLSPVKYRNLVQLGLIQPLATT; encoded by the coding sequence ATCCAAGAATTAAGGCATAAGCACAAACTTGCTGACTTATTGGCAGTGTCAAACTTGCCAAGAAGTGTGTTTTATTACCACATTCGTCAAAGTACAAAGCCTGACAAAGACCTTGACTTAAAAGAACACATTAACCACATCTACCACCAACACAAGGGCAGGTATGGTTATCGTAGAATCACATCAGAGCTTAACAATCAGCTTGCCCAAAAAGGCATGGTCATTAATCATAAACGAGTGCAACGACTGATGGCTAAACTTGGACTCAAAGCATTGGTTCGTCGTCAACGTAAGTTTAATACTTACAAAGGCACAATGGGCAAAGATACCATTCAGGACAATATACTCAAAAGAGACTTTAAAGCAGACAAACCCAATCAAAAGTGGGCAACAGACATCACAGAGTTTAAAGTACAAGACAAGGCAAATGATGGCAGTGTCATTCAAAGAAAACTCTACCTATCGCCCATCATCGACTTGTTTAATGGTGAGATTGTCAGTTATACGATGAAGGACAGACCAACGTATGAGTTGGTCAAAGAGATGTTAAATGATGCCCTATCCAAGCTAAGCCAAGAAAAGATGGATGACAAACCCATCATTCATTCAGACCAAGGCTGGCACTATCAAATGCACCAGTATCAACAAACCCTAAAAGAACAAGGCTTAACCCAAAGCATGTCAAGAAAAGGCAATTGTTTGGATAATGCTGTGATAGAGAGCTTCTTTGGTACGCTAAAACAAGAGATATTTTATGAGACAACCACATTTACATCAACAGATGAACTTAAACAAGTGATTGATGAGTACATACACTACTACAATCATGATAGAATAAAGAGCAAATTAAAAGGACTAAGTCCTGTTAAGTACAGAAACTTAGTCCAATTAGGGTTAATACAACCACTTGCAACAACCTAA